In Carassius auratus strain Wakin chromosome 36, ASM336829v1, whole genome shotgun sequence, the following are encoded in one genomic region:
- the LOC113054925 gene encoding histamine H1 receptor: MEMTTILTATNSQGKRILQERSEPNVTSLLNASAPFHHHMSNAVLGVLLGTLSLLTVIMNLLVLFAVRKERTLHTVGNLYIVSLSIADLIVGATVMPLNLVYLLEDEWKLGRVICQFWLVMDYVASTASIFSLFILCLDRYRSVRHPLHYLKYRTRGRATLLICSAWLLSMTWIVPILGWRMFAQVDRKPEMENQCDTDFRFVTWFKVLTAILNFYIPSFLMLLFYSQIFIAVRDHYREWENFAGPMVKTETDDTLQNGMQLQITKASERESLASQAYSQNEGLLDQYSLEQAYNSRDNNEDNTDSLTETERKSCYKKKPMFSLSKRMRKSVQDSNEISFQSDDGETVAEGPPPLSLAFLQSENDPQPKTFMNANNCNVLVPNSVGNSCENAPTVDVHCNHSTPATPPSPWAENSPPLDTHPVKQTWQKLCEQSKQSIHSMRIRKERKAARQLGFIIGVFMVCWIPYFITFMVMALCETCVHHDLHMFTIWLGYINSTLNPFIYPLCNENFKRVFKKIFHINR; this comes from the coding sequence ATGGAGATGACTACGATACTCACCGCGACAAACAGCCAAGGAAAAAGAATTCTTCAGGAACGTTCCGAACCCAACGTCACAAGTCTTCTGAACGCGTCCGCTCCCTTCCACCATCACATGAGCAATGCGGTGCTGGGCGTTCTGCTCGGCACACTGTCCCTTCTGACCGTCATCATGAACCTGCTGGTGCTTTTTGCCGTTAGAAAGGAACGGACTTTACACACGGTGGGGAACCTGTACATCGTCAGCCTCTCGATAGCGGACCTCATTGTCGGGGCGACAGTCATGCCCTTGAATCTGGTCTACCTTCTTGAGGACGAGTGGAAACTGGGTCGCGTTATTTGCCAGTTCTGGCTGGTCATGGACTATGTGGCGAGCACGGCCTCCATTTTCAGCTTGTTCATCCTTTGCTTGGACAGGTACCGCTCCGTACGCCATCCCTTACATTATTTGAAGTATCGGACACGTGGTAGAGCGACGCTGCTGATTTGTAGCGCGTGGCTGCTCTCCATGACCTGGATCGTTCCCATCCTGGGCTGGAGGATGTTCGCTCAGGTCGACAGGAAGCCAGAGATGGAGAACCAGTGCGACACGGACTTCCGCTTCGTGACCTGGTTCAAAGTTCTGACCGCCATCCTCAACTTCTACATTCCCTCCTTCCTCATGCTTCTGTTCTACTCGCAGATTTTCATCGCAGTCCGCGATCATTACAGAGAGTGGGAGAACTTTGCCGGTCCGATGGTGAAAACAGAAACAGACGACACGTTACAGAACGGCATGCAGCTGCAGATAACCAAAGCCTCGGAGAGAGAGAGTCTGGCTTCACAAGCGTATTCTCAAAACGAGGGCCTGCTGGATCAGTACAGTTTGGAGCAGGCTTACAACTCGAGGGACAATAACGAGGACAATACCGATTCCTTGACTGAGACCGAGAGGAAGAGCTGCTACAAGAAGAAACCGATGTTCAGCCTTTCGAAGCGCATGAGAAAGAGCGTGCAAGACTCCAACGAGATTTCATTTCAGAGCGACGATGGGGAAACTGTTGCCGAAGGCCCGCCGCCATTATCTCTCGCCTTCCTGCAGTCCGAGAATGACCCTCAGCCCAAAACCTTCATGAATGCGAACAACTGTAACGTGTTAGTGCCAAACTCTGTCGGTAACAGTTGTGAGAATGCACCGACTGTGGATGTTCACTGCAATCACAGCACTCCAGCGACCCCGCCGTCGCCCTGGGCTGAGAACAGCCCTCCGCTGGACACACACCCGGTCAAACAGACGTGGCAGAAGCTCTGTGAACAGTCCAAGCAGAGCATCCACAGCATGCGCATCCGGAAGGAGCGGAAAGCCGCCAGGCAGCTCGGCTTCATCATTGGCGTCTTCATGGTGTGCTGGATCCCGTACTTCATCACCTTCATGGTCATGGCTTTGTGTGAGACCTGTGTCCATCATGACCTTCACATGTTCACAATTTGGCTTGGGTACATCAACTCCACCCTGAATCCCTTCATATACCCGCTGTGCAATGAGAACTTCAAAAGGGTGTTCAAAAAGATATTTCATATTAACAGATAA